The sequence AAGATAGTAATAATAACAATAAAGAAGAGCGAGTCAACGCTTCCGAGCGCAGATTAAATTATAACGAATCTATTGCTAACAAAGAGAAGCGTGCTCAGCAAGAAGAGATGAACAGTGACGACGAAAATTCTGTTCCTAGAGTTGTTGAGAAGAGGGTTTTATCATATCCTCGCGGTTACCAAGCTTCTCAACATTGGCCTCTTTCAGTTTCTGCTAGCGGCGATTATATTGACTTTGAAGATGGCTCTGGGTGGAGTGTTTGTTATATGGATGCATATATGGCCCTTAATTGGCTTGCCAGCGATATTGTCTACATCGCTCCTCACAGAGATTTTTTCTCTATATATGATTATAGGTTGTGTAATGTCACTACAGGACAAGAAGTCAGAGCTAATTTTGATGTAGGGCCTCTTATTTATGGAGAGTTCACCCTTACTATTGTTGATATAGATTCATATGATAATACGATAGTTCTAAGCGACGGTACCATATGGAACATCTCTGCTTTCGACAGTTATCGTATGGGTGACTGGATTGTTGGCGATGCTGTGATCATCGGTGTCAATGATTTTGGTTTCTTGGCAATTTCTGAGCCATATATTCTTATAAACTCCAGCAATGGCGAAAATGTCCGTGCAGGCTTTAATTTCTAATTAGCACAATCATCACCAGGCACACCAGAGGATGAGCCGCTGTAGATTGCTCTACAGCGGTTTTT is a genomic window of Waddliaceae bacterium containing:
- a CDS encoding carbohydrate porin; amino-acid sequence: MMKKVFYSFAVLSLTMASLTAEDSNNNNKEERVNASERRLNYNESIANKEKRAQQEEMNSDDENSVPRVVEKRVLSYPRGYQASQHWPLSVSASGDYIDFEDGSGWSVCYMDAYMALNWLASDIVYIAPHRDFFSIYDYRLCNVTTGQEVRANFDVGPLIYGEFTLTIVDIDSYDNTIVLSDGTIWNISAFDSYRMGDWIVGDAVIIGVNDFGFLAISEPYILINSSNGENVRAGFNF